From one Acidimicrobiia bacterium genomic stretch:
- a CDS encoding SDR family oxidoreductase yields MELGGTVAVVTGGASGIGRATALELARRGARGVALADVNDDRLGETAGALEELGAAALPVHCDVSSDADVERLEARVLDTFGRVDVVMNNAGVALLGPPDTLSMEEWNWILQINLYGVIRGVRAFVPHLRHQGRGWVVNTASVAGLYAYAWDTIPYITAKFGVVGLTEALALYLRPLGVGVSVLCPGLVASNMAETARVGGVDDVSAWMQPMPLDEPVTPAVPGRLVCDAIEHERFLVLTHPEPILERVARRGQDLDAFVREQIERLPTPPNLP; encoded by the coding sequence ATGGAGCTCGGCGGGACCGTCGCCGTCGTCACCGGCGGCGCGAGCGGCATCGGCCGGGCGACGGCCCTCGAGCTCGCCCGTCGCGGCGCCCGGGGCGTCGCACTGGCGGACGTCAACGACGATCGCCTCGGCGAGACCGCGGGCGCGCTCGAGGAGCTCGGCGCGGCCGCGCTGCCGGTGCACTGCGACGTGTCGAGCGACGCCGACGTCGAGCGGCTGGAGGCACGGGTCCTCGACACCTTCGGGCGGGTGGACGTGGTCATGAACAACGCCGGCGTGGCGCTGCTCGGCCCGCCCGACACGCTCTCGATGGAGGAGTGGAACTGGATCCTGCAGATCAACCTCTACGGGGTCATCCGCGGGGTCCGGGCCTTCGTGCCCCACCTCCGCCACCAGGGCCGGGGCTGGGTCGTCAACACGGCGTCCGTGGCCGGGCTCTACGCGTACGCCTGGGACACGATCCCGTACATCACGGCCAAGTTCGGGGTCGTCGGGCTGACCGAGGCGCTCGCCCTGTACCTGCGCCCGCTCGGCGTCGGCGTCTCGGTGCTGTGCCCGGGCCTCGTGGCCTCGAACATGGCGGAGACGGCACGGGTCGGCGGCGTCGACGACGTCTCGGCGTGGATGCAGCCCATGCCTCTCGACGAGCCGGTCACGCCCGCGGTCCCCGGCCGGCTCGTCTGCGACGCGATCGAGCACGAGCGCTTTCTCGTGCTCACCCATCCGGAGCCGATCCTCGAGCGTGTCGCCCGCCGGGGCCAGGACCTCGACGCCTTCGTCCGGGAGCAGATCGAGCGCCTCCCGACGCCGCCCAACCTGCCGTAG
- a CDS encoding SDR family oxidoreductase: protein MGALDGYGALVTGGGSGIGEGCAAALARDGASVTICGRTAEKLDAAAERLRAVAAPGAAVHTIAADVTDEDDVRAAVAKAARPTGRLHGVVAAAGGSLHMGPLVLADVGAVRATIDLNVIGTFLTLKHSAPLLADSGAGSFVGVSSHAGLDTFRFLGAYGAAKAGLDMIVRVAADELGPGRVRVNSVRPGIIDNELMAPITAGGPVLDSYLENIPLHRVGTVDDVGALVRFLIGPESSWITGQCISVDGGQSLRKGADFAAFAEPGFRGDPARRLVTEGD from the coding sequence ATGGGCGCGCTCGACGGATACGGGGCGCTGGTGACTGGCGGCGGCAGCGGCATCGGGGAGGGCTGCGCCGCGGCGCTGGCCCGTGACGGGGCGTCGGTGACGATCTGCGGCCGGACCGCCGAGAAGCTGGACGCCGCGGCGGAGCGGCTGCGCGCCGTGGCCGCGCCGGGGGCCGCGGTCCACACGATCGCGGCCGACGTGACCGACGAGGACGACGTCCGGGCGGCGGTGGCGAAGGCGGCGCGGCCGACCGGGCGGCTGCACGGCGTCGTCGCGGCCGCCGGCGGCTCCCTCCACATGGGTCCGCTCGTGCTCGCCGACGTCGGCGCGGTTCGAGCCACCATCGACCTCAACGTGATCGGCACCTTCCTGACCCTCAAGCACTCGGCGCCGCTCCTGGCCGACAGCGGCGCCGGCTCCTTCGTCGGCGTCTCGTCCCACGCCGGGCTCGACACCTTCCGCTTCCTCGGCGCCTACGGGGCCGCGAAGGCCGGTCTCGACATGATCGTGCGCGTCGCCGCCGACGAGCTCGGGCCGGGTCGCGTGCGGGTGAACTCCGTTCGCCCGGGGATCATCGACAACGAGCTCATGGCGCCGATCACCGCCGGCGGTCCCGTGCTCGACAGCTACCTCGAGAACATCCCGCTCCACCGGGTCGGCACGGTCGACGACGTCGGCGCGCTCGTCCGCTTCCTCATCGGACCCGAGTCGAGCTGGATCACCGGGCAGTGCATCAGCGTCGACGGCGGCCAGTCCCTGCGCAAGGGCGCCGACTTCGCCGCGTTCGCCGAGCCGGGCTTCCGCGGGGATCCGGCCCGACGGCTGGTGACGGAAGGCGACTGA